TAACAAATATGTAGATTCTGAAAACGTAGACTAAAGAGAAGAACCGTGTTTGCAGGCCATGTTCATGGATACCAAACTGAACTCAATGCAGCACTCAGTGGGTACATTAAAAAAGCTCTGTGAAAGATACCATGTTGGTGGCAAGACCATCCTCTATCCGATGTAGCGTCGTATGAATCTAGATTTCACTTTCTGCCTGTACCCTATTTCTCCCACTAAATGGGACATGCAAATTTTGCCTGTGAATGATGTAACTTCTGATGGCtacaatataagaatgtttttgtttTATGTTGGAAGGTCCAACTCATTATAATTGTGCTGGGACTTGACAACAACCTGCCCCTTCATATTCTCTTGCGCAAGAGTTACAGGTTAGAGATAATATGATATACCAGTGGCAACTCTTGAGATACTCGCTGGCATTACAAAAGTAAAAAAGAATGCTAGTGAAAGCTCTATATGTATACTGATAATCAGTATTCACACTATTCAGTTCATCCATAATTCACAAGTAGCATTTGGTTATATACCTTCGTCTAGGTAAGCAATAACCATGCAACACCAAGTTCACACATGCTTCTCATTCCTTTTTGAatagtttggattgcttaccacatgtgtcatgCTTCCCATCCCTTTCTAATTTTCTACCATCTAATGCACATCATTTGTTTTGTTCTCTCTCAGCAGGAGTGCATGACGCAACAGATTTAGTCTAAAAAAGATGAGTATACATCTACAAATACACATCAACATAGCAAGAGCAAATAATCAGCGATTCAACCGTATGTAAAAGTAACTATTATCATCAGCCTATATGATCTAATAAGGCGAGGGATTGTAACCATGTTAGGCAGATTGTGCAATACAAAAAAATAATGgctatagttagggcatctccaaagcgGACCCTCAAATCGCTCACAACTGTCCGGACTGCACGGTCCGGACCACGAAAACCATCCAACACCTGTATCGGTCCGTCGAGTGGCCCGGACGTACTTTTTTGGCANNNNNNNNNNNNNNNNNNNNNNNNNNNNNNNNNNNNNNNNNNNNNNNNNNNNNNNNNNNNNNNNNNNNNNNNNNNNNNNNNNNNNNNNNNNNNNNNNNNNNNNNNNNNNNNNNNNNNNNNNNNNNNNNNNNNNNNNNNNNNNNNNNNNNNNNNNNNNNNNNNNNNNNNNNNNNNNNNNNNNNNNNNNNNNNNNNNNNNNNNNNNNNNNNNNNNNNNNNNNNNNNNNNNNNNNNNNNNNNNNNNNNNNNNNNNNNNNNNNNNNNNNNNNNNNNNNNNNNNNNNNNNNNNNNNNNNNNNNNNNNNNNNNNNNNNNNNNNNNNNNNNNNNNNNNNNNNNNNNNNNNNNNNNNNNNNNNNNNNNNNNNNNNNNNNNNNNNNNNNNNNNNNNNNNNNNNNNNNNNNNNNNNNNNNNNNNNNNNNNNNNNNNNNNNNNNNgggggctttgcgggagtccgaCTAGGCCATCACCTCCAACGGTACACCCGGGCTCCATGCCGCTTCTCCTTGTCCGGCTCGTCCGACGAGGAGGACTACACGCATGAGAAGGCGATGATGTAGGCGGTGCTTGCAGACGCGAAGCGTGTGGAGGAGCATGCTCTCAATTTCAAGGGATCGATCAAGGGTCATCAAGTGCTCAATAACAACCGGCACACGACCATTTGATGGTCATGGACCGACTACTTTGCCCCCGATGCCCACTTCGCGGACAATTTTCGCCGGCGATTTCGTATGCGCGAAATGTCTTCGACCAGCATTACCATAGTGTCCGATCCTTTGATGACTACATCTTGAAAAAGGATGTTGTGGGAAGGATTGGGTTCTCTGGTTATCAGAAGTGCACGATCGCACTGTAGATGCTTTCCTATGGCACAACCGCTGATTCGTGGGATGAGTATCTACGAATGTCCGAGAGCACATGCGGAAATGATATGGTCAGGTTTGCAATTGTCGTGATCGAGGTGTTTGGACCTTAGTATCTAAGAGAACCAACTGTGGCAGATACTAAGAGGCTATTGGCAATCTTGAAAGCAAGAGGGTGGCAAGGTTTGCTCGGATCACTTGACTGTATACATTgaaaatggaagaactgtccaAAAGCTTTGCAAGGGCAATATCACGGTCATGAAATGGTTTGGAGCAACATCAGTAAGATCAcactgtcagcggggggcacattgAACTGAGCTGGAGCATACGGAAATCAGGTTCGTCAGATACAGTGGCACCAACTAATTCCAGCAAACGAAGTGCTAAAAATTGACATAGCCGAGATCACTGAAGCTGAAAGAGAAGCAGTTTTGAAAACCTTTTCAGCGAGAAATCTAACCATTGGGATAATCCAAACCGTTTGCTGAAATCGTAAAAACAAGCAGTGATGTTTAAGATCAGATTGGTAACTTCCCATTGATGATGATCACAAGATGGTAACATTAATCAGATGCTGCATCACAGCCCAAACGAGGAATCTTACTACCACGGACCACAGGCTAATAAGAAGAAACTAGCACATCTCTACACCTTCAGGTCAGAAACTAGGAAGCAGGAAGCAACCTAGGCCGCCCTCTCACCACGGATGGCACAAAGGTGTGTCCCTGATGAGGCCGACGAGGTAGGCCTCGGCGCCCTACTGCAGCACGGAGACGGCGGAGCTCTGAATAATGCGGTTTTCACAGCAAAGTTGCATTAAAGGGAACAGAAACAGATAACCTTGGAGCAATAAGAAATGCAACGGCGGCAGTTGAGCTGATGTTTGCTAGATACTCCAGTTGCATTAAGAGATAGAGAACATTTCCGAAACAAATAACCTTGGAGCAATAAGAAACGCAACGGCAGCAGTTGAGCTGATGTTTAGTTACTCCAGTAGCCATCGCTCTTCAGGCATACATAATGCAACAGCTGCTGTATACTACTAGTCATCAATCATTAATCCCCAACAAGTGCTTGCAAAAAAAGGGGGGAAATGGCACCACTTAATACTTTTACAGTTCTGCAGTATTACATAAGGTTTCCTTTTTGGTTCTGAAATGATACAAATATATGGGTTTGGAAGGACTGTTGTATCACTGTAATTTTTCTTGCATCCCATTGATCACTTGATCAACAACATTTTGTCGCTCTCCTCTGCTCAATCAATGAAACGCCAGCAATTTGCTGGGTCTTTTAAAAAAAGGACTGTTGTATGGATGGCTGATTTGAACGGCTATTAGTTTAGTCAACACATGATATCTGGACGCACCATACTGTCATTTATCAAGCGATTGTTCAGATGTATCTAAAAAATAGAGACTTTCTTCTGATGGGAATGAGGATTATCAAAGACAAGTTTCACAATTGAATATGCCAATTATACTACAGTTTATAGTCAGAAAAATAGAGCCATAGTCTTATTTTTACTTGTTCAGGATAGGAAAAATGGTGTCTTCCAAAGATTGAATGACATAAGCATACAAAACTAGCAGGCCTTGCTTTGACAAGTTGCCAGGCGACTCATAGCTTTGCTAAATTACTACTCCTAGCACAAACTCTGCAAGCCGAAAGATGATCTCAGTAGAAATGCAACAACCAAGTAATATCAACAGAAAGAAATGAATACTGAACTTTTGATAATTTCAACAAATGCAATGGTTCAGAATAACAAGACAATGTAGAAAATTAAGACAGTGTAGATAATTTcaacaaaaaaaaaagaataacAAGACATAGTGTGGGGCTCTATGTCAGGAACCAGACGTACAGTGTAGAAAACAAGCAGACAGATTTCATAAACTTTCATTGTTGCAGTACCTAGCAAACATCAGGGGGTTAAGCCTACTAATCATGAGGTGGAACAAACTGAACACTGAAGGAGCAAAGGGACATTTCGTGGGGCTTTAGGCATATAAGTTCACAGAAAATTCGATCAAGGATATGGATAACACTCAAACTGTTGGTAGATATTTCAAGTTTACAAACAAAGAAAGGCATCACGAAGCAAAAAATTAAGATCAGATAACAAGAGGGTAACATCAGGCATACACTAGAACACAACACAGCCATGATAGCACGAACGAGGAATCTTCCTACCACGATAAAAGATCACTCCACCACGCAACACACGCTAAGACGAATCTAACATTTCTACACTTCCAGATCAGACGCTACGAAGCAGTCTTAGGCCCTATCGCCACGGATGCGGCGGGCGAGctggatgtccttgggcatgatgGTGACACGCTTGGCGTGGATGGCGCAGAGGTTGTTGTCCTCGAAGAGCCTAACACTTAAAATATAAACAGAGGACTGCAGACAATACTACTATATTTTCTGGATAATACCTAAAGATGTAAATAGATGAACGAAGGGTTTAAATCATCTACTGTATCTATTTTTGTGCAGTAAGATTACTCCCATCAATGAGGAATTTACAGCTACACGTGTCCTTAAAAAGTGTGTTCTGTTGAGTATCATGGCAAGCCAACTACAAGAAGCAAAGCCTCGTAAACTCGACAGGTCACTTATCAAATGCCGACCAGTTTCTTCATAAGGGGGGTAGTGAAGCCGTCATGTGTTGCTTAATCTCTGAATGGCATCTGTCTCACGTATTTTGACAAAAAATTAGCCAGCAACTCACCCTTGCTGAGCAGAGGGCTCCGGAAAGAGGCTGCACTCGAGAATGTCAAAGTTAGAAATATTAGCATACTTCGCCTGTTTTCCATCTAAAAGAGAAGATAAATAGTGTAATTCTGATCTGAAATACTCTGCTGCAACCGACAGGATCACGGCATGCACAACTTGGAGAATTGTCGAAATACAAAATGTAATTGCGCGTTGACTAAACCATACCTGAAAGTTTAAACCAGAGTAAATAGCAATTAGCTTGGTGTCATCTTAATAGGTAGAAAATGTTCAGCATCTGATAGATCATTTAGTTTTTTCAATATTGGGCATCTAATGCTGATATGTTTATATTTGGTTCAGTTGTATGAGCTGAGATATATAAACTTTGTAGATAAACTGAATACATTGCAGTAAGACATAGTGGAAGAAATGGTTATGCACTAGAGTTCCCTGCAAACTTTGTTCGCCTAAACCCAAGCAATTTGAGGGAGGAAACTGTCACTGTTATAATAGTGATTATATATAACTGGGAATATGATGACGAGTCTCCTCAAACCTGATAGTAGTCGGTATGGAGCTCTTGTCAACAAACTCCATGATGCAAACGTCTTCATTTGCCATCAAGTCCTCACTGCATTCTACCATTATCAAAATATTACTAGAGAATTAAGACTTCTTCACGCTTGAGTGATGCTGTGATGGATACTAGAGAATTTATCATACTAATGGCCTGGTGGATGAACAAGGAAGCTGATAAGAAAACATTGCTAAGTGATGCAGCTAACCTGAGACAACAAACAACCCAAGCTGAAGACTGGACACAATTTGGTGCAGAAGAGTAACAAATACTGGAAATAATTCAGTCTATATAAGATGCTATAGTTGATTTTTTTTATGTGCTACTACTACCAAATGCCTATTACAAGACACAATTACACTGATTGAGCTATCTCAGATTCAAAATTATATTTAAACTACAGTGTCGAGTCACAAAGTTTACTAATTCTTCAACAGAGTGCAGATATTTACCATTCCATTTGGAGTCCAAAACCCACAAACACAGGAGTAAATAAAACATCACATGATACTGCAAAAGCGGTTACACTTAGAACCGCCAGAATTTCATAGCTTCCATGGATTTTTTCGACAAAGAGCTTCCATGGATACACACCAAAAAGAGTACAGATCCCTACACTTGTTTATGGGACAACCTCCGGCAACAAATAGCTAAAGAGGCAGTTATCCAATCCACTATGTTCCTTTCCACACAACAATTGAGAGTAAAGATTAGAAGGGAAAAAAAGGAATTGACAGAGCAAGGGCATTAGGAAACAGGACTCGAATTATACAAGGTGAGCAGTTTCAGATTGAACTGAACTGGGGCATATGAGCGTCATGTTCATCAAATTCAGTGGCACCTTTAGCAGCAAATGCTGCCAAAACGTTGAGGGCTAAATCCATCGATAAACCAGACGAACAAGCAGGCATGTTTGAAATCAGATTGCTAACTTCTCATTGATGATGATAACAAGATGGTACCATCACATACACCACACCATAACGCAACCATCAAGGAACCTTACTACCACAGACACGGGCTGATAAGAAACTAACACATCTCTACACCTCGAGAACAGATCAGACACTAGGATTCTAGGAAGCATACTAGGCCCTCTCGCCACGGATGCGGCGGGCGAGctggatgtccttgggcatgatgGTGACGCGCTTGGCGTGGATGGCGCAGAGGTTGGTGTCCTCGAAGAGCCCGACGAGGTAGGCCTCGGCGGCCTCCTGCAGCGCGGAGACGGCGGAGCTCTGGAAGCGGAGGTCGGTCTTGAAGTCCTGCGCGATCTCCCGCACCAGGCGCTGGAAGGGCAGCTTGCGGATGAGCAGCTCGGTGCTCTTCTGGTACTTGCGGATCTCCCGGAGCGCGACGGTGCCGGGGCGGAAGCGGTGCGGCTTCTTCACGCCGCCGGTGGCCGGGGCGGACTTGCGAGCCGCCTTGGTGGCCAGCTGCTTGCGCGGCGCCTTGCCGCCGGTGGACTTCCTCGCCGTCTGCTTCGTGCGGGCCATCGGGAGTGGAGGGCTTGCTGCGTGGGCGCGGAGAGAGGATTGCTCGGGAGATTTGGGGAGTGGAATGAGGAACAAGGGAAGGATTCGGGGCTCCTTTTAACGAGAGGGGGCGGCCGGTGGGCGCGAGTCCGGGGAATTTTCCGCTCTTTCGGCGCTCTGTGTTTCGGGAGAGGCGAGTTTCGAGCGTTGGATCTGCGAGCCATGGATGGTGAGGATTTGGTTTCGGCTGAGGCACGCGGATCGTGGGCAGCGATCCGTGGCGTGGGTGTTCCTCGATTCTGATTGGTTAGTTGCAGCTGCGTGCTCGGGCTGCCGCAACTGTGGGCTCTGGGCTGCGTCGGCCTCTCTTCAAAAGTTCAGACGAGTGGCATGATCCAGATGGGCCAAAATTGCAGCCTGTAACCAGCGTATTTCTTCCCGTTCCGGTTTTTACGTCAGGACCAGACCACCCGTCGTGGCTACAAAAATATAAAATCAAAACGAGTCACCTCAGTCGCTCACTTCTGTATACTGATGTGATGCACTGGCGCAGATTATACATATTGCGCACAAGCACCAAGAAGAAAACAAATGTATGCCAGAACATATCACCAAGAACAGGCAAGCACCAAGGCCATGCTCTTGCCCTCTTAAATAAAAGTACTCCAGACTGCTAGAACAGGCAAACACCAACGGCtgctagaagtttcaattccttcaGTTAAGTACACACATTTCACATTCCATTTGAAATCCAAACTCTACAAACAAGAGTCAATATTACTGGTCCATGATACTGGCACGCCAAGTCAGCAACTACAACCAGCAGACCGCTCCTATAGTA
The sequence above is a segment of the Triticum dicoccoides isolate Atlit2015 ecotype Zavitan chromosome 1A, WEW_v2.0, whole genome shotgun sequence genome. Coding sequences within it:
- the LOC119276581 gene encoding histone H3.2 — translated: MARTKQTARKSTGGKAPRKQLATKAARKSAPATGGVKKPHRFRPGTVALREIRKYQKSTELLIRKLPFQRLVREIAQDFKTDLRFQSSAVSALQEAAEAYLVGLFEDTNLCAIHAKRVTIMPKDIQLARRIRGERA